In Acomys russatus chromosome 13, mAcoRus1.1, whole genome shotgun sequence, the genomic stretch gctttcttGACAAGGCCCTGGGTCTGATATCTCTCTACaccatcaaaaataaataactggcaACCATATTTCTCATTCATTTGACAGCCACAAGCATCTTCCTTGTGTCATAAATTTGTACGAACCTGTAAGCACACAGGAGTCATCTACTATGGCAGCTCTCAGTTTTGTGAAAATAATTCTAAAGTATTATGTCCAGAAAGGTAAGACTCTTAACTCATGCAAATCTAAAATGAAGATCAAAGAAGACCTTATACCACCCCCACCTGTTAATAGGTGCAGGGAGCAATATTAAAGTCAGCCCAAGTACATTTGAGAAGCTGTGTGTTTCCAGGCAATTTAGTAAAAATGCTAGAGGTAGACCACTGGTCTGGACACAACTGGTTAGTGACCTACATGGACCATAACCTTCAGGGTTATCTTTTCACACTCGATAGGAAGCCGAAGACAAGAGACACTTGTACCTGTAATGTAATCTATCCTCCCCGTACCCCAAGTTGTAACGTACTCGAGTCAATAGGAACACAGACAGAAGCGATGGAGAGGAACTTTCAGCAAATCTTTTTTAGCAAGCAGACATCTGAGTATCTGTTGGAGCTGCCGGAATCAGAGAGAGTACGCCTGCGCAGCAGCTGCAGTGCTCTCTCCTGCCTAAGCtccggggtgggggtagggaggcaTTTGTTAGTGTTTCCAGCAACTTGCTTCCCCACCAAGCTGCCGCTTAGGAAATGACCATCCCACTTGCCTAGGCGGAAACCCTTGCACTTTGATCCGTACATCATCCTCTAAGCATAAGCTATCCTTTTTATTCAATACCAGCAAACCTATGTGGCAGATCTCTAAGGGATAGTCCTGTCTTTGTTGTGGATGTCCATTAAGGCAGACGAAACACAACGATTCCTACCCTCCCAGAGTTTGTACGGCAGTGAGGTAGAGATGTCAGAAACTACAAACAGAACCTCAGATCTACTGGCTGTTAGACGGTGACCAACATAACGGGAGAAAACTTTCAAGTTGGAAGAATTGAAGCCTGCATCTTAGTGTTTAAAAGAAGTGGCGGGgcgagcgggggggggggggggggttcagagggctggagagatggctcaggggttgagaaCAACTGGCTggtcctccaaaggtcctgagttcaattcccagcacccacatgatggctcacaaccatctataatgagatctggttctggcatggaggcagaacactgtacacataataaataaatcttaggggGAGggaaagtattatttatttatttatttatttatttttaattagggaaagtattatttaaaagaagaagaggaggaggaggtggtggtggtctgGGAAGACTTCACGGAGAAAGTGGCATCTGAGAAAAGACATgaaaaggggctggaaagaccatccagcagttaagagcacttgctcaacaggtagtggtggcacatgcctttaatctcaggacttgggaggcagaggcaagtttttctgtcttgaaaacccaaaaaaagaatgaaagaaaagaaggaaggaaggaagaagagaaagaaaagctctttcagagggccccagtttgatacccagcactcacataaaggCCCCAAAACCATCTGTACCTCAGTTCCAGGGcccttttctatcttcttttttgtttttttgtttttgtttttttttttttttttctctctttcacaaCAGATTTTATTGGCTGAGGAACAGATACAGACATTTCAATTCGTAACAAAAGTACCTAGACTCTGAAGTCACATAGTGTGTTCATGTACCCACATGAAAAGCCACTGAGTTCTCTCTTGGAACTTGTTCTACTAACGTTCCAGACTCAAATTTGACAGGTTTTCCTTAAGACCCACATAACAATCAAATGCTCACAATCCTCAATTCCACTGACTCACAATTTTATCCCACAAACAGTAAATACTCAAAATTTCGACCTTTCACAGCACATTATCACAATTATTAGAAAAATGGACTGCCATGACCAGAGACGTTACAGTTCTGACAGGGCAAGGACCAAGGAGTGGTTTTCTTAGGAAACAGCTCTACTAGGAACAGGAGACCAGATCtaactgaaaatattaatattccaGACACGAATGCACGACTGAGACTCCAAATTGCCGTTTAGCACGCTGTGCGGTAGGATATAAAACTAGCCCCTCTACGgaatgttatggtgacccccgaGACAGTCACAGCCTCTCCTGATTTAGTATCCTGCTGTTTTCTGGTtgtaccaaaaaataaacaaccagcAGAATGATTTAACctcttaaaaaaatcatttacacttaaaaaatgGGATGAGGTAGGATTCCCCCAcctcttaaaaatgtttctagagCTACTAAAAAACTCGCATTTACAAAATAGTTGATAAAAATATTCCTCTGGATTGTacaagaagggaggcagggaccaCTGACAGACACGATGGATCATTAGTCGgacttggcttctttctcttctacctcagAGGCTGGACTCTGGCTCTCCGTCTCTCCGTTCTCCGCAGGCGGCGCTGCAGCTCGCTGGTCAGCCTCTTCCGTCTGTTTGCCCtttgctcctctcctcccttttgcCTGCACTTTTTTGTCTGACGATTTATCCTTTCCCGCGGCCTTCTTCGGCTTCGCCTCCACCTTGGCAGGGGCGGGCTTGGCCGACAGCCTCGCGGAGCGGCGCTTGGGCTCCGCCTTCGCCGCTCCATCCGCGCTAACCTTCCGCTTGGGCATCGTGGCGGCCCGAGCTGGGAGACGCGTGCGCTGCACAGCAGGTCACCGAgcctctttgtttggtttttttgaaacagggtttctctgtgtggccttggctgtcctggactccctttgtaagaccaggctggccttgaactcacagcgttctgccttccagagtgctggcattaaaggcatgtgccaccgctcCCGGCTCCTCTTCTAACTTCTGAGGACTCCAGGCACAAGTATGGTACATAGGcatatatgcagataaaacactcatacacacaaaaacaaataaatacatctgaaaaggattttttttttttttttttttttttttttttttttttttgagacaaggtttctctatgtatgtagccttggctatcatcctagacttgctttgtagaccaggctggccttgaactcacagtgatctgcctgcctctgcctcccaagtgctgggcttaaaggcatgtaccaccacgcccaggctgAAAAGGACTTTGTAAAAGAAGAGACCAATCTGAGAGGGGTCCTGTATATCTGTCCCAGGCAGAGGGACATATCCAGTGGTCTAAGAGAACAAAAGGCAATGTGATCATACCAAACCAAGTGCAATGGGAAACACAGGAGAGGAGACCAGAGCCAGAGGAAAATAAAGTTTACACTAAGAGTCACTAACTAGACGCAGTGTTTCAAGAAGTGCCTGAGCCTGGACACGGGATGGAGGAAGAGCACAAGGGGTGATAGTGAGAGAAGCACAGAGAGGTGGCTGCCCTGACCTGAGGAACAAGAATGAGCTCTAGAGTGACTGGGTAGCTTTGCAGCAAGTCGTCCCTATTTCCCGTGGCCCTCGCCCCACTTCTCTCTTAACCTCCTGCCTGAAGCGCCATGTCTTCTTAGGGTGTTAGCATGCCACCTTCTCAGGCTGCTGGTTCTCTCATTAAAAGACACCCTTAAGATTCAATTCCTGTGGGCTTGGGGAAACAGGTGGGAGGGTGGAacttggaggaaagaagggagcgGATTGTGGTTGAGTGCAAAATGAACAAATAGGTaagtaatgaagaagaagaaaaaaaaaacgagatTCAATTCCTAGGGCTAGAGACAGggctcggtggttaaaagcactggttgttaGTCCAGAAAACCCAGattcggttctcagcacccactgtTCATCACCCCTGGGAATAGCAACAGGAGCTTTAGGTATCCCCATAAAATCCTAGGCAGAGTACAGTGCCTGTCCTCTAATGGACAGGTCTGGTAGCCCTGCTCAGAACAACGTACTCTGGCAGTGTACACAGGTAATGAGGTTTGTTTATgcattgtttgagacagagtctgaccTAGCCTTGAACGTTCCCTATAGCCAAGGGTAACTTGAGCTCCTGATCCCCCCTGCCTCCctgttacaggcatgcaccaacatgcaCAGCCCCTCACTCCacacaggcaggtgtgtgtgtgtgtgtgtgtgtgtgtgtgtgtgtgtgtgtgtgcatgtgatgtgctcctatgtgcatttatgtgtatgcacatgtgtacatgttgaCTCTCTGAGTatcttcctctatctctgtccatgggtctctcactaaacctggcaTACTACACAGCTGGCCAGAAAGACCCAGCTGTCTCCTACcccctctgttgttgttgttgtttgccttGTGGGTGGGAGGCATGCCTTCTGGTACTCAGATGGAGGAGTGTCCAGGAAGCTCACAACTCCAAGGGCTGGGAAAgtatcccagctctgaggtgggacagtgtcccaagatTATCCTGAGGCACGGCGCCCAGGAACCACatctctgagaggaggcctcctcaacagagaTGATGCAGCTCCTAGGGGAGGGTTGGCCCAacactgaggagctgaggagtgagagcctgagctctgctccttctttgtttattgttttttcctcttcttctgaaaagagagtcacagcaggcagtaactctctttaaagagatttattggagagATGAAtccaggagaagagagaagaatcCAGGCATGGCTGACTTTGCTCCTGGGagggaactgggcagacacagcctttatataggttTTCTTAGGGGGTGGAGCTTTCTGGGGCAGGGACTTCCAGAGTGTGGACTGGTGGCATTTCAGGTACTGAGTTTGGGGAGCTCAGGGAATAGTGGGCTTCCTGTACAGGGATTGATTGGTTCTCCtactcagggattggtgggattgtGTCCAGACTTTTCATTCCAAATTAGAATAATCTAGAATTAATCCCACTTGGAAAAAATCCcatttgaggggctggagatggcagttacagaagtgggagtggggctgggaggCTGGAACTTTCTCAGGCAGAAGtctggccacttttctgccttgagggtttATAAAGTTTACAAAGAGTCCAAAACTTACAGAATCCACTGTGAAagcagtaggctgaagcaggaaaggttgttATCATCACAGACAGCTGCCATGGCTATGGCAGTAGGCATTCTGAGGCGGGAAAGGTGTCCGGTTCCCATAGCAGTCAGCTGAGGCAGGACtggtcaccatggacagctcccaaaGAGACACTGACAAGAGctatcattttatttccttcctccaCAGCCCAAGGGTTGGAAGGAGGCCCTGACTTGCCCTGAGGTGGGAAGGAGGATTGACTGGCAGCAAGGCAATTGAAATTTTAGTagttcttggtgtgtgtgtgggggggggggggaggagcagggTGGGAGAAGGGACAGTGGACCACTTGGATTCCCTGATgcggcagtgggggggggggggggggagcagcggAGTTAATGTGGCCAGCCTCACACCTTGGGGTGGCTTGGGATTGCCTCAGCCAGCTTGAGTCACAGCATGGAGATACTTCTCCATCTCAGAGATGTTGTTGTGTGCTGCCGCTAAGGCAGCAGGCTATCTATCCACCAAGGTGACAGTCTCTCTGCTGAGGTGGTAGTTGCCGCATTGATCTCTCCATAACCACTGAGGCCCTCTGCCCTGGAGCTGGGCGCCAGGGCTCAGCACCACTCCCAAAGTCATCTCCAAGCCTGAGGCAGTGAACTCTCCACTGCTAAGGCAACAGGTTGCCATGGCTGTAGCCCTATATTCCCCTCTTTATTGTTTAATAAAGATTCAGGGGCTAGAAAGAGGGATTGGGAGGGGAGTCTCATTATCAGCAGACTGCTCCCTTCTGACCTTGAGAGTCAAGGTCTTTGGGTGAAGTCTGGTCAGTGTATAATTCAATATTGCAAGCGTCTGGCTCTGTAGTTAGGGGCCGGTAACCCTGTAATAGCAACTGATTAAAAATCTGATTAGACAGCCTTTGAATTTGCTGTTGCAAAAATTTAGATAAGAAATTGATGAGGCAGGTACAATTAGTAGAATTAAGAAAATGAGGAGAAGCGAAGTTTAAAGAGGTAGTATCCAATTCCATACTGGACTGCCAGTGATGCATTGGCTAGAGGCATCTGTCTGTTTCTTATGGTTTTGGAGATCTGTCAGAAATTGTCAGATCCTCTCCTTTACTATCCTGACTGGTtaacatagaagcaacattccccCCCAAGGAAGAGACAAAGGCCACTTCTCTCGGCTgttattaaatctactcctcacTGATTTTGTAGTATTACTGCGGCCAGGGAGTCTATTTGGCCTTGGAGGCTAAGGCTGGTTTGAGCCACCCAGTGGAAATCCTGGATAAACTAGGAGGACAGCTTATGGTAAATAGACACTGAAGTAGTTAGTCCTGCTGTTCCAGTGGACACCAGCAGTTATGGCCAGGACTGCTAGAAATGGTGTCATGCTGTGCTAGTGATGGAAACTGACAAGGGCTCTTCGCCAGGTACCACCTGTAGTTTTGGAAAAAGGAACACCAGGGCACACAAGTTCCAGATCATGCAGCAGGTAGGAGATGGTATATGTGAGTACCACAGATAAATAAGGCATTATAAATATATGGACATAAGGGCTGGGTGGTAGTACTAATGCTTGGGGTATTATCCCAGTCTCCGGACTCCAGGTTGCCCACAAAGTGTGTTCTGAAGAATTAAAGAAGCTTGTGATACCAAAAAAAGAGATGTGGAAAAAATAAGAGGTGGTGCAGATATTTATTTGGCCTTGTGCACTTAACAAGTGGCAAAGTGAAAGAATCTAGTAAGACAATGGGAAGGGCTACAAAGGGTGGTTGTAAATTTGACCCAAGAGGGACATACAACCAGCAGTCCCCAAAGTGGTTAGGCAGAGCTTTACTCAATAGTTGATATGCAAAGGTTAATGTCTGAAACAAAAGACCAAATGGCAGGGAAGTAGGATCAATATTATCAAAAACAGATGTGAGGGTCTTAGAGGAGCCTTGGACAGCTGCTTCTACCATGTCTGTAGCTAGGGCTTGAGAGCGTAGGATGTGTACTCTCTGTGTTTTCAATTGTGCCTGATGAGCAGCTGTGGTAAATACTGTTTACCAATGACCCCGGTCTCCCATCTGGGGTGCCATGGGTCCTTAATTAGGATGCAAAAGATGCCCAACTTTGTATAAAAGGTAGAACTCCCTTTTGAGTACGCACTATGTCTCCTACAGGACCAATAAAGTAGCCTCCATAAGGCTCAGGCCAATGTTGACAGTAAGTTTTAGTTTGATCATAGAGAAAGCAGGCATAGGGGACAGATGTTCTAGAAATGGATTTGGAGTTGTAGGGATAAGTTTCTCCTTTTTGCAACCTGTTAGTGAGCAGTTTCCAGACCCCACCACATGAGTGGTCTGGTTAAACTGCTGAGTATAGGTTTCCTGGACCTCGAATCTCCATATATATAGTCCACTACCGATGGTGTGAACAAGAGGAAGCACTGGAAATGGTACAGCATCACTCAATAGGATCAAGCTTGGGTTTCGGCAGATGTATGAGGCCTCATTCTTCTGCGACCAAAGGCAGGCTGGTGGACAGTGGTGTCTTCCA encodes the following:
- the Hmgn1 gene encoding non-histone chromosomal protein HMG-14; its protein translation is MPKRKVSADGAAKAEPKRRSARLSAKPAPAKVEAKPKKAAGKDKSSDKKVQAKGRRGAKGKQTEEADQRAAAPPAENGETESQSPASEVEEKEAKSD